In Leptospira harrisiae, a genomic segment contains:
- a CDS encoding valine--tRNA ligase, which produces MKSQLPDRYDPESVEPKWIKTWEEKQTFAPDSSRKETFSIVIPPPNVTGNLHIGHALNHTIQDIIIRIERKKGKNVVWVPGMDHAGIATQVVVERELGKEGKSRTDFTREGFIEKVWEWKAHSGGMIAKQQRLLGESVDWSRERFTFDEGLSKAVIKVFRSLYDEGLIYRGERIINWCPVTKTAISDIEVEYKEKQGKLYHIKYPKAEFKTKDPKTLNKGEYIVVATTRPETMFGDVAVCAHPDDVRYTDLKDKFVFLPIAGKEIPVLFDSFVDKEFGSGLVKITPAHDINDYEAGLRLKLTPINIMNLDGTLNEQTGKYNGLDRFEARKRVVEELESNGYIEKIETHIHSVGHNQRGGAVIEPLLSTQWFVKIESLAKPAIEVVKSGKVQFQPKMWEKTYFEWMENIRDWCISRQLWWGHRIPAYYAPNGEMVVAESVEEAVSLFSKKGVSVTKETIKQDEDVLDTWFSSGLWPFTVFGWPENSSELKQYYPTSILVTGFDIIFFWVARMIMNGLKFMGDVPFHKVLIHGLVRDKDGKKFSKSLGNVVDPLDMMSKYGTDSFRFFLAAVLPEGKDILFDESRLDGYRSFCNKIWNSSRFIFMNLPEEFTTKEPDINSLEDTDLWILNEFDRMLSKYEKAYSGYLFFEMANAVYDFVWGSFCDWYLELTKARVYGNVTPESQEKARFVLVSVLKKSLGLLHPFMPFITEEIHSLLEPTELAKTEFPKPYGVSDSAPAVVRMELVREIITKIRNMRAELGVKPEKKCKVIIKCGHKELKEMMEREIKSILQLSKAESLEFLDSYEAKNTDSVGAFSIGEIFLPLEGIFDFEKEKQRLEKEKKQIQLEMEKLENKINNPSFLEKAKPDVVEKEREKYNTWKEKLDSTVRALEKIGS; this is translated from the coding sequence ATGAAATCACAGCTACCTGACCGTTACGATCCCGAATCTGTAGAGCCCAAATGGATAAAAACTTGGGAAGAGAAACAAACCTTTGCCCCTGACTCATCTCGCAAAGAAACATTTTCGATCGTCATCCCTCCGCCAAACGTAACAGGGAATTTACACATTGGACATGCACTCAATCATACCATCCAAGACATCATCATTCGTATCGAACGTAAAAAAGGTAAAAATGTAGTTTGGGTTCCTGGAATGGATCACGCAGGTATCGCCACACAAGTGGTTGTAGAACGTGAGTTAGGAAAAGAAGGAAAGTCTCGAACCGATTTTACTCGTGAAGGATTTATCGAAAAGGTTTGGGAATGGAAAGCACACTCCGGTGGAATGATCGCCAAACAACAACGGTTACTCGGTGAATCAGTTGATTGGTCGCGCGAACGATTTACGTTTGATGAAGGTCTTTCCAAAGCTGTCATCAAAGTATTTCGCAGTTTGTATGATGAGGGATTGATTTACCGTGGTGAACGAATCATCAACTGGTGTCCCGTTACGAAAACCGCCATCTCTGACATTGAAGTCGAGTATAAAGAAAAACAAGGCAAACTTTATCATATCAAATATCCGAAAGCCGAATTTAAAACAAAAGATCCGAAAACGCTGAACAAAGGGGAATACATCGTTGTAGCAACCACAAGACCCGAAACGATGTTTGGTGATGTGGCGGTTTGCGCTCACCCGGATGACGTTCGTTATACGGACTTAAAAGATAAATTTGTATTTTTGCCAATTGCAGGAAAAGAAATCCCTGTATTATTCGATTCCTTTGTAGACAAAGAATTTGGATCGGGGCTTGTGAAAATCACTCCGGCCCATGACATTAATGACTATGAAGCAGGACTTCGTTTGAAACTCACTCCAATCAACATCATGAACTTGGATGGAACACTAAACGAACAAACAGGTAAATACAACGGACTCGACCGGTTTGAAGCACGCAAACGTGTTGTGGAAGAACTCGAATCCAATGGTTATATTGAAAAAATAGAAACTCATATCCATAGTGTAGGTCACAACCAAAGAGGGGGAGCGGTCATCGAACCGTTGTTATCGACTCAGTGGTTTGTAAAAATTGAATCTCTTGCAAAACCTGCCATAGAAGTTGTGAAATCAGGTAAGGTTCAATTCCAGCCCAAGATGTGGGAAAAAACATACTTTGAATGGATGGAAAATATCCGTGATTGGTGTATTTCTCGCCAACTTTGGTGGGGTCATAGAATCCCAGCTTATTATGCACCAAACGGTGAGATGGTGGTCGCTGAATCCGTTGAAGAAGCGGTATCTCTATTTTCTAAAAAAGGAGTGAGTGTCACTAAAGAGACCATCAAACAAGATGAAGACGTTTTGGATACATGGTTCTCATCTGGGCTTTGGCCATTTACGGTTTTTGGCTGGCCTGAAAATTCATCGGAGCTGAAACAATACTATCCTACCTCCATACTCGTAACTGGATTCGATATCATCTTCTTCTGGGTGGCTAGGATGATTATGAACGGTCTCAAATTTATGGGGGATGTTCCTTTCCATAAAGTTCTCATTCACGGCCTCGTTCGTGATAAAGATGGTAAGAAGTTCAGTAAGTCATTAGGTAACGTAGTCGATCCTTTGGATATGATGAGTAAGTACGGAACTGATTCCTTTCGGTTTTTTCTCGCAGCGGTTTTACCCGAAGGAAAGGACATTCTATTCGACGAATCACGGTTAGACGGGTATAGGTCTTTCTGTAATAAAATTTGGAACTCAAGTCGGTTTATTTTTATGAACTTACCGGAAGAGTTCACAACCAAAGAACCAGATATTAATTCTTTAGAAGATACTGACCTTTGGATTTTGAACGAATTTGATCGGATGCTTAGTAAGTATGAAAAAGCTTATTCCGGTTATCTTTTTTTCGAAATGGCAAATGCTGTTTATGATTTTGTTTGGGGATCGTTTTGTGATTGGTATTTGGAATTAACCAAAGCTCGTGTGTATGGAAATGTAACTCCCGAATCACAAGAAAAAGCTCGCTTTGTGCTTGTGAGTGTATTAAAAAAATCACTCGGACTTCTCCATCCGTTTATGCCTTTCATTACAGAAGAAATTCATTCTTTACTGGAGCCGACAGAACTTGCAAAAACAGAATTTCCAAAACCGTATGGAGTTTCTGATTCCGCGCCGGCTGTGGTTCGAATGGAACTCGTGCGTGAGATCATCACAAAGATCCGAAACATGCGAGCAGAACTCGGAGTCAAACCTGAGAAAAAATGTAAGGTCATCATCAAGTGTGGTCATAAAGAATTAAAAGAAATGATGGAAAGAGAAATCAAATCCATCTTACAACTTTCGAAAGCAGAAAGTTTGGAATTTTTAGATTCTTATGAAGCCAAAAACACGGATTCCGTAGGTGCTTTTTCTATCGGAGAAATTTTTCTTCCATTGGAAGGTATTTTTGATTTTGAAAAAGAAAAACAAAGATTGGAAAAAGAGAAAAAACAAATCCAATTGGAAATGGAAAAGTTGGAAAACAAAATCAACAATCCATCGTTCTTAGAAAAAGCAAAACCTGACGTTGTAGAAAAAGAAAGAGAAAAGTATAATACTTGGAAAGAGAAACTAGATAGTACGGTAAGGGCTTTAGAAAAAATTGGATCATAA
- a CDS encoding GNAT family N-acetyltransferase, giving the protein MEKVQCRNGNKHDLFQLQDLFAESILNVCNKDYTEAQINKWTSGSKDGKRWEEIINQQLVIVAELNQSIIGFGTLDRQNCIDLLYVSSTYLRLGIAKQIYLRLEKDAIERDVKKLVSHVSITARPFFESLGFELVRENLIKRDDVELKNYTFEKNI; this is encoded by the coding sequence ATGGAAAAAGTTCAGTGTCGTAACGGAAACAAACATGATCTTTTCCAATTACAAGATCTATTTGCAGAATCCATCCTCAATGTTTGTAACAAAGATTATACGGAAGCACAAATTAATAAATGGACTTCTGGATCGAAGGATGGAAAACGATGGGAAGAAATTATAAACCAACAATTGGTTATTGTAGCAGAGCTTAACCAATCCATCATTGGTTTTGGTACATTGGATCGTCAAAACTGTATTGATTTACTTTATGTAAGTTCTACATACTTACGATTAGGGATCGCAAAACAAATCTATCTCCGATTGGAGAAAGATGCCATTGAAAGAGATGTAAAGAAACTCGTTTCCCATGTGAGCATAACGGCAAGGCCTTTTTTTGAATCTCTTGGTTTTGAACTAGTGAGGGAAAATTTAATCAAACGAGATGATGTTGAATTAAAGAATTATACCTTTGAAAAAAATATTTAA
- a CDS encoding M23 family metallopeptidase: MILLNLRDLPIKKWFIANNQFFPFLIAACISLFGIGCVSKGYSYQGNPLFGWMESSGEVRTTDPYPILKRYPSFQATDFEFPVGGKYAEGYYLAQKFGAENGKFGGRKHLGEDWNAMTGGDSDYAAPVYSFGNGVVSEIADYGGGWGKVVRIVHYHNVGNGDFWFLETVYAHLHTIDVEPGQLVKKTEWIGTIGDAGGNYPAHLHFELRSIIGGPLGGGYALKTDGFLPPTRWLMQYGPKEKSFSEESFQFLMEKGGTL; this comes from the coding sequence ATGATTCTTCTAAATCTTCGAGATCTTCCAATAAAAAAATGGTTCATAGCAAATAACCAATTTTTTCCTTTTCTCATCGCAGCCTGTATATCGTTATTCGGGATAGGCTGTGTTTCCAAAGGTTATTCTTACCAAGGAAACCCTCTTTTTGGTTGGATGGAATCTTCTGGCGAAGTTCGCACCACTGACCCTTATCCCATTTTAAAACGTTATCCTTCTTTCCAAGCCACCGATTTTGAATTTCCAGTGGGCGGAAAGTATGCTGAAGGTTATTACTTAGCACAAAAATTTGGAGCAGAAAATGGAAAGTTTGGAGGAAGAAAACATTTAGGAGAAGATTGGAATGCAATGACTGGTGGTGATAGCGATTATGCGGCACCTGTGTATTCATTTGGAAACGGAGTGGTTTCTGAAATTGCTGATTACGGTGGTGGTTGGGGAAAGGTTGTTAGGATTGTTCACTATCATAATGTAGGAAATGGTGATTTTTGGTTTTTAGAAACAGTTTATGCACACCTACATACTATTGATGTAGAACCTGGACAATTGGTGAAAAAAACTGAATGGATTGGAACTATCGGTGATGCGGGTGGAAATTATCCGGCACATTTACATTTCGAACTTCGTTCGATCATTGGAGGACCGTTAGGTGGGGGATATGCTTTAAAAACAGATGGTTTTTTGCCACCAACAAGGTGGCTTATGCAGTATGGTCCAAAGGAAAAATCTTTCTCAGAAGAAAGTTTTCAATTTTTGATGGAAAAGGGAGGCACCCTCTAA
- a CDS encoding sodium:solute symporter family protein has product MLVSLGPIDYLILLVFVGFMVVIGVLLKKSMNQSSDFLLAGRKIPSWITGIAFISANISALELLGMSASGAEYGFLTFHFYYLGAIPGMIFLGIFMMPFYYSTKIRSVPEYLRYRFNRPAHLLNASITLLSLALGSGIYLYSLSLVFETMFGWNPHISILFSAFIVLVYTYFGGLSSSIYTEVMQFFLTVLGLFPLVIIGLVKLGGWDGLMQKIPNSHKHMWAGLANGQNELGWDLLSVTVGLGFVLSFSYWTCGFTEVQRAMAAKDYRAARRTPLIGAMFKLFLPFLTVIPGLIALTEFSKEMNGEYNKSFLILLKNFYPSGMLGLGTTALLAAFMAGMSSSITAMNTIFTYDIYQTYINKNEEDQYYLKIGKHSTMVAVVFAIFASYIAMQFENIMNYIQLLFSFFNAPLISIFLLGMFWKRASGWSAFFGMLFGTTSGLVHFLLYSLDIIYYKSDMVSNFYGAIYSGLVCFLTMVIVSFIETEDPAKDLHGLIYSDRDKTNPFWDPRILAWGVGLIVLLAGFNIVFA; this is encoded by the coding sequence ATGTTAGTTTCTCTTGGTCCCATCGACTATTTAATCCTTTTGGTATTTGTTGGATTTATGGTCGTGATAGGGGTACTTCTTAAAAAATCTATGAATCAATCGAGCGATTTCCTCTTGGCGGGTCGGAAGATACCAAGTTGGATCACAGGAATTGCGTTTATATCGGCGAATATATCCGCACTTGAACTCCTAGGGATGAGTGCAAGTGGAGCTGAATATGGATTTTTGACCTTTCATTTTTACTATTTAGGTGCGATTCCAGGGATGATTTTTCTTGGGATTTTTATGATGCCATTTTACTACTCTACAAAAATACGAAGTGTACCAGAATACTTACGATACAGGTTCAATCGGCCTGCCCACCTATTGAACGCATCCATCACATTATTGTCGTTAGCACTTGGTTCAGGGATTTATCTTTATTCTTTGTCTTTAGTGTTTGAAACTATGTTCGGTTGGAATCCTCATATATCAATTTTATTTAGCGCTTTTATTGTTTTGGTTTATACATACTTTGGTGGACTTAGTTCCTCAATTTATACAGAGGTGATGCAATTTTTTTTAACAGTTCTCGGTTTGTTTCCGCTCGTGATTATCGGATTAGTTAAGTTAGGTGGTTGGGATGGGCTAATGCAAAAAATTCCCAATTCACACAAACATATGTGGGCAGGACTCGCCAATGGACAGAATGAACTCGGATGGGATTTGTTAAGTGTGACCGTAGGTTTAGGTTTTGTTTTATCTTTTTCCTATTGGACTTGTGGGTTTACAGAAGTGCAAAGGGCAATGGCTGCTAAAGATTATAGAGCCGCAAGAAGGACTCCCCTCATTGGAGCTATGTTCAAATTGTTTTTACCGTTTTTGACCGTAATTCCTGGGTTAATAGCTTTAACAGAATTTTCAAAAGAGATGAATGGAGAGTATAATAAAAGTTTTTTAATATTATTAAAGAATTTTTATCCTTCGGGAATGTTAGGTCTGGGAACCACTGCTTTGCTTGCTGCCTTTATGGCTGGTATGTCAAGTTCTATTACAGCAATGAATACTATTTTTACTTATGATATATACCAAACATATATTAATAAAAACGAGGAAGATCAGTATTATTTAAAAATTGGAAAACATAGTACGATGGTTGCAGTGGTGTTTGCAATTTTTGCATCTTATATCGCAATGCAATTTGAAAATATAATGAACTACATACAGTTGTTATTCTCGTTTTTTAATGCACCATTGATTTCTATATTTTTACTTGGAATGTTTTGGAAACGTGCATCCGGATGGAGTGCTTTTTTCGGAATGTTATTTGGAACAACCAGTGGCTTGGTTCATTTTTTATTATATTCGTTAGACATTATATATTACAAATCCGATATGGTTTCAAATTTTTATGGAGCAATTTATTCAGGATTGGTTTGTTTTTTAACAATGGTCATTGTTAGTTTTATTGAAACAGAAGATCCGGCAAAGGATCTTCACGGATTAATTTATTCGGACCGAGACAAAACAAATCCATTTTGGGACCCAAGAATTTTAGCTTGGGGAGTTGGACTGATTGTCCTTCTTGCTGGATTTAATATCGTTTTTGCATAA
- a CDS encoding ACP S-malonyltransferase: protein MTSAKLLTGTLQNSQKFFLQFGGQGSPYLKELVKLYAEPELKEFFETSFKTIAEIAARDGKSPLLNEGFDFKSWIENPDGAPSEDYLARAPISVPGIFMTQIANYVLVSKRGYPTAELIKATGALSGHSQGVIASALVGLGKDGADFLTAYSDFLRFVFYLGFNGQKVYPNFVVSEEVVKENEANGDKNPAPMVAVIGYTKDELEDRVKKTNDSLGLKGQDTVFISLYNTPDSMILSALPSSLLAFRKQWKAEMDEKKFKFVYLKTTAPFHCPFMETSLDKFNADDASVVPFPYTGADLKVPVYSIFDGHNLQKDGNLRDILFKMVLIEPLYWDLAIAPIFNDSAINTIIDFGPSVVSQRLTGGHLKAKNIEKQSLCASNAKELKVILEA from the coding sequence ATGACATCGGCCAAACTCCTTACTGGTACCCTCCAAAATTCACAAAAATTTTTCCTTCAATTTGGAGGACAGGGTTCACCTTATCTAAAAGAACTCGTAAAATTATACGCAGAACCAGAACTCAAAGAATTTTTCGAAACTAGTTTCAAAACCATTGCTGAAATTGCCGCTCGTGATGGCAAAAGTCCACTCCTTAATGAAGGATTTGATTTCAAATCTTGGATTGAAAATCCAGATGGCGCTCCTTCCGAAGATTATTTGGCTCGCGCACCTATTTCTGTACCGGGAATCTTTATGACCCAAATTGCAAATTATGTTTTGGTTTCAAAACGTGGTTACCCAACGGCGGAACTCATCAAAGCAACAGGCGCTCTCAGTGGTCATAGCCAAGGGGTGATTGCCTCTGCACTCGTGGGACTCGGAAAAGACGGAGCAGATTTCCTAACTGCTTATTCTGATTTTTTAAGATTTGTTTTTTATCTAGGATTTAACGGTCAAAAAGTTTATCCTAACTTTGTAGTTTCCGAAGAAGTTGTGAAAGAAAACGAAGCCAATGGAGACAAAAATCCAGCACCAATGGTTGCCGTAATTGGTTATACAAAAGATGAATTAGAAGACAGAGTGAAAAAAACAAATGACTCTCTTGGACTCAAAGGCCAAGACACAGTTTTTATTTCTCTTTACAACACTCCAGATTCTATGATTCTTTCTGCACTTCCATCTTCCCTTCTTGCATTCCGTAAACAATGGAAAGCAGAAATGGACGAAAAGAAATTTAAGTTTGTATATTTGAAAACAACTGCACCTTTCCATTGCCCATTTATGGAAACATCACTTGATAAATTCAATGCAGACGATGCATCCGTAGTTCCATTCCCATATACTGGTGCTGATTTAAAAGTTCCTGTGTATAGTATCTTTGATGGTCACAACTTACAAAAAGATGGGAACCTTCGTGACATTCTTTTTAAGATGGTTTTAATTGAGCCACTTTACTGGGATTTGGCGATTGCTCCTATTTTTAATGACAGTGCGATAAACACAATCATTGACTTTGGACCAAGTGTTGTGAGCCAAAGATTAACTGGTGGACACCTAAAAGCCAAAAACATCGAAAAACAATCATTATGTGCATCTAACGCAAAGGAATTAAAAGTAATTCTAGAAGCATAA
- a CDS encoding flavin-containing monooxygenase, with protein sequence MALPKVCVIGAGSSGITVIKSLKEHGIPFDCYEKGSDVGGNWRYKNDNGLSNIYKSLHINTHRDRMEYRDYPMPTNYADYPNHEPIQNYFLSYVDHFGLRKHIQFKNGVKKAERTEDGIWKITPEKGPIKYYDALVVANGHHWSERWPDPAFPGKFSGQTIHSHSYVDPKTPVNCEGKNVVVLGMGNSAMDISVELSRPGVAKKVFLSARRGAYVIPNYLFGKPLDKLTEHTPHWVPFFIQQTLAHLLIRFGVGKMEDFGLPKPDHKFGSAHPTISQDLLVRLGRGDIKPKPVITELKGKKIVFADGTEEEADVLIYCTGYNIKFPFFDEDFLAAPNNYIPLYYKMIKPGINNLFFVGLMQPLGAIMPLAECQGKWISQYLTGNYVIPSKEDMEKYIIQDQEKMKKRYVSSTRHTIQVDYDSFLYEMKEEMAAGKKRSVKLGNHLPIEARAELLSERRHDSSKSSRSSNKKMVHSK encoded by the coding sequence ATGGCACTTCCCAAAGTTTGTGTAATTGGCGCCGGTTCTTCCGGTATCACAGTCATTAAATCATTAAAGGAACACGGAATCCCTTTTGATTGTTATGAAAAAGGAAGTGATGTGGGTGGGAACTGGCGTTACAAAAACGACAATGGTCTCAGTAATATTTATAAATCACTGCATATCAATACCCATCGAGACCGAATGGAATATCGTGATTATCCGATGCCAACCAATTATGCGGATTATCCAAACCATGAACCCATTCAAAATTATTTTTTATCCTATGTAGATCATTTCGGACTACGTAAACACATCCAATTTAAAAATGGAGTGAAAAAAGCAGAACGCACCGAAGATGGAATCTGGAAAATCACTCCTGAAAAAGGACCAATCAAATACTATGATGCGTTAGTTGTTGCAAATGGTCACCACTGGAGCGAACGTTGGCCCGATCCTGCCTTCCCAGGAAAATTTTCAGGCCAAACCATTCACTCTCATTCGTATGTTGATCCAAAAACGCCTGTTAACTGTGAAGGAAAAAACGTAGTCGTCCTTGGAATGGGAAATAGTGCCATGGACATCTCTGTGGAACTTTCGAGACCCGGCGTTGCTAAAAAAGTTTTTTTATCAGCAAGGCGTGGTGCTTATGTGATTCCTAACTATTTATTTGGAAAACCTTTAGATAAACTAACTGAACACACACCTCATTGGGTTCCCTTTTTTATCCAACAAACACTCGCTCACCTTCTCATTCGTTTTGGTGTCGGAAAGATGGAAGACTTTGGATTGCCAAAACCAGACCATAAATTTGGTTCCGCACATCCTACCATCTCACAAGATTTGCTTGTTCGGCTAGGACGCGGCGATATCAAACCAAAACCAGTGATCACAGAACTCAAAGGTAAAAAAATTGTTTTTGCTGATGGAACAGAAGAAGAAGCAGATGTTCTTATTTATTGTACTGGATATAATATCAAGTTTCCATTCTTTGATGAGGATTTTTTAGCAGCCCCAAACAATTACATTCCACTTTATTACAAAATGATCAAACCAGGAATCAATAATCTATTTTTTGTTGGTCTTATGCAACCGTTAGGTGCTATCATGCCACTTGCGGAATGCCAAGGAAAATGGATCTCTCAATATCTCACTGGAAATTATGTAATTCCTTCAAAAGAAGATATGGAAAAATACATAATACAAGACCAAGAAAAAATGAAAAAAAGGTATGTGAGTAGCACACGACACACCATCCAAGTAGATTACGATTCTTTCCTTTATGAGATGAAAGAAGAAATGGCTGCTGGTAAAAAAAGATCGGTAAAACTCGGAAACCATTTGCCAATCGAGGCACGAGCAGAATTACTTTCGGAAAGGCGTCATGATTCTTCTAAATCTTCGAGATCTTCCAATAAAAAAATGGTTCATAGCAAATAA
- the purD gene encoding phosphoribosylamine--glycine ligase, which translates to MDHKFKVLLIGSGGREHALADAISKSKSLESLKVFPGNGGFSKDLLLDVKDISITDKSKFFDYIKSSGTNLVVVGPEDPLVNGLSDWCTEIGIPCFGPSAYCAQVEGSKHFAKEMMKRAKVPTASFAVFTDHESAWSYAQKEMLPLVVKADGLAAGKGVTVAFEMKEVKQALDEIFLESKFGESGNKVVLESFLEGEEASLFVITDGERYMCLPAAQDHKRAYDGDIGPNTGGMGAYAPAPIVTDVVLSKVKELVIEPMLAEFKSAGHPYKGLLYVGLMITKEGNPNVVEFNCRFGDPETQCVLRLLDEDILPIFYASAVGNLPERNLKLKEGSSAVVVLAAKGYPDSPQKGMSLEIPPNEGNVVVYHAGTKRQENQILANGGRILGITSFGSSLKDAINDCYAFLTKIKAPDTFYRKDIGRRAL; encoded by the coding sequence TTGGATCATAAATTTAAAGTTTTACTCATTGGAAGTGGTGGAAGAGAACATGCGTTAGCGGACGCTATCTCTAAATCAAAATCTTTGGAATCTCTGAAGGTATTTCCTGGGAACGGTGGTTTTTCGAAAGATTTATTATTGGATGTAAAGGATATATCCATCACCGATAAATCCAAATTTTTTGATTATATAAAATCTTCTGGAACAAACCTAGTTGTGGTTGGGCCAGAAGATCCGCTTGTAAACGGACTTTCTGATTGGTGTACCGAGATAGGAATCCCTTGTTTTGGACCTTCGGCTTATTGTGCGCAAGTGGAAGGAAGTAAACATTTTGCCAAAGAAATGATGAAACGGGCCAAAGTTCCAACAGCATCTTTTGCTGTATTTACAGATCATGAATCGGCTTGGAGTTATGCCCAAAAAGAAATGTTACCCTTGGTTGTCAAAGCCGATGGACTTGCTGCTGGAAAGGGTGTCACTGTTGCTTTCGAAATGAAGGAAGTGAAACAAGCGTTAGATGAAATATTTTTAGAATCAAAGTTTGGAGAAAGTGGGAACAAAGTAGTTTTGGAATCCTTTTTGGAAGGGGAAGAAGCCTCACTTTTTGTCATCACAGACGGGGAAAGGTATATGTGCCTTCCTGCAGCCCAAGACCACAAACGTGCTTATGATGGAGACATCGGACCAAACACAGGCGGGATGGGTGCGTATGCACCAGCACCGATTGTTACGGATGTCGTACTTTCTAAGGTAAAGGAACTTGTCATTGAGCCAATGTTAGCTGAATTTAAGTCGGCAGGCCATCCTTACAAAGGACTTCTTTATGTTGGTCTTATGATTACCAAAGAAGGAAATCCAAATGTAGTGGAATTTAACTGTCGGTTTGGAGATCCAGAAACGCAGTGTGTATTACGTTTGTTAGATGAGGATATTTTACCGATTTTTTATGCCTCGGCAGTAGGAAACCTTCCTGAGAGAAATCTAAAATTAAAAGAGGGATCATCGGCAGTTGTCGTACTTGCTGCCAAAGGGTATCCGGATTCTCCACAGAAAGGAATGTCTTTGGAAATTCCACCAAACGAAGGTAATGTGGTAGTTTACCATGCGGGAACCAAACGCCAAGAAAACCAAATTTTGGCAAACGGTGGGCGGATTTTAGGAATCACTTCCTTTGGAAGTTCCTTAAAAGATGCAATTAATGATTGTTATGCGTTTTTAACAAAAATCAAAGCACCGGATACGTTTTATAGAAAAGATATAGGACGGCGCGCGCTCTAA
- a CDS encoding metallophosphoesterase, translating to MKKIFKFLLYLLLILFLNSFIWERYYVRFPVYEIESTKIPKSFDGYKIAVVSDLHYGFLNPEFWIRYVIESTNHQNPDLIVALGDYVKKRNFDEELLSVWKLLPLLKGKDREVFVNGNHDHWANHLLSLRLLEESQKSIRNQTLEIKRGDEKIILGGLGDFWEDHIPIDQIFQHTDPKRFRIAIAHNPESADTTHAESIDLFITGHTHGGQVRIPFLQLSPILPVQNKNYDLGIQHSIFNEMVFISAGIGWSILPIRFNCPSEVPILILRHKENEPRN from the coding sequence TTGAAAAAAATATTTAAATTTTTACTCTACTTACTACTCATCCTCTTTCTAAATTCATTCATTTGGGAACGATATTACGTTCGTTTTCCAGTCTACGAAATTGAATCCACAAAAATACCCAAGAGTTTCGATGGGTATAAAATTGCTGTCGTATCAGACTTACATTATGGATTTCTGAACCCAGAATTTTGGATTCGGTATGTCATAGAGTCTACGAATCACCAAAATCCTGATCTAATTGTTGCGTTAGGTGATTATGTAAAAAAAAGAAATTTTGACGAAGAGCTTTTATCTGTTTGGAAATTACTCCCACTTCTAAAAGGAAAAGATAGGGAAGTTTTTGTAAATGGAAATCATGACCACTGGGCGAACCATTTGCTCTCTCTTCGTTTATTAGAAGAAAGTCAAAAATCCATACGGAACCAAACCTTAGAGATCAAACGCGGGGATGAGAAAATCATTTTAGGGGGACTTGGTGATTTTTGGGAAGACCATATTCCGATTGATCAAATCTTCCAACACACTGATCCAAAACGATTTAGAATTGCGATTGCGCACAATCCTGAATCAGCAGATACAACACATGCAGAATCCATAGACCTTTTCATCACTGGCCATACCCATGGTGGGCAAGTTCGGATTCCTTTCCTTCAACTTTCACCAATCCTTCCTGTTCAAAACAAAAACTATGATCTAGGGATTCAACATTCCATTTTTAATGAAATGGTTTTTATTTCTGCTGGGATTGGATGGTCGATCTTACCGATTCGATTCAATTGTCCTTCCGAAGTGCCCATCCTAATTTTACGACACAAAGAGAATGAACCCAGGAATTGA
- a CDS encoding thioredoxin family protein, whose amino-acid sequence MEHRFRILFSLLIFVSSLSSLFYCSKQSDIILSNYEESLVLAKNSNRKLIVVFGADWCPDCRALDGIFKEPEPKTLLDENFILFKVDVGRFDKNLSLNEKLGNPIQNGIPALVILSPEGNILTSTKGGEFSNASKMTKEQVLEYLYRL is encoded by the coding sequence ATGGAACACCGATTCCGAATTTTATTCTCTCTCTTGATTTTTGTATCTTCTCTCTCCTCACTTTTCTACTGCTCCAAACAAAGTGACATAATACTTTCCAATTACGAAGAAAGTTTGGTTTTGGCAAAAAACTCGAACCGGAAACTCATCGTGGTTTTTGGCGCTGATTGGTGTCCCGACTGTAGAGCATTAGATGGGATCTTTAAAGAACCAGAACCCAAGACTCTCCTTGATGAAAATTTTATCCTATTCAAAGTCGATGTGGGCCGCTTTGACAAAAATTTAAGTCTAAATGAAAAGTTAGGAAATCCCATTCAAAATGGAATCCCGGCTCTTGTCATCCTAAGTCCCGAAGGAAACATTCTCACCTCCACAAAAGGCGGAGAGTTCTCTAATGCTAGTAAGATGACAAAAGAACAAGTTTTAGAATATTTATATCGTCTGTAG